The proteins below come from a single Phocoena sinus isolate mPhoSin1 chromosome 2, mPhoSin1.pri, whole genome shotgun sequence genomic window:
- the ACIN1 gene encoding apoptotic chromatin condensation inducer in the nucleus isoform X8 — protein MLSESKEGEEKEEVTMDTSENRPENEVPEPPMPIADQVSNDDRPEGSAEDEEKKESSLPKSFKRKISVVSATKGVPAGNSDTEGGQPSRKRRWGASTATTQKKPSISITTESLKSLIPDIKPLAGQEAVVDLHADDSRISEDETERNGDDGTHDKGLKICRTVTQVVPSEGQENGQREEEEEEKEPEAEAPVPPQVSVEVALPPPVEHEVKKVTLGDTLTRRSISQQKSGVSITIDDPVRTAQVPSPPRGKISNIVHISNLVRPFTLGQLKELLGRTGTLVEEAFWIDKIKSHCFVTYSTVEEAVATRTALHGVKWPQSNPKFLCADYAEQDELDYHRGLLVDRPSETKTEEQGVPRPLHPPPPPPAQPPQHPRAEQREQERAVREQWAEREREMERRERTRSEREWDRDKVREGPRSRSRSRDRRRKERAKSKEKKSEKKEKAQEEPPAKLLDDLFRKTKAAPCIYWLPLTDSQIVQKEAERAERAKEREKRRKEQEEEEQKEREKEAERERTRQLEREKRREHSRERDRERERDRERDRGDRDRERDRDRERGRERDRRDTKRHSRSRSRSTPVRDRGGRR, from the exons atgttatcaGAAAGCAAAGAAGG tgaggagaaggaggaagtgaCCATGGACACAAGTGAAAACAGACCTGAAAATGAGGTTCCAGAGCCCCCCATGCCTATTGCAGACCAAGTCAGCAATGATGATCGCCCAGAGGGCAGTGCCGAGgatgaggagaagaaagag AGCTCGCTGCCCAAATCATTCAAGAGGAAGATCTCCGTTGTCT CAGCTACCAAGGGGGTGCCAGCTGGAAACAGTGACACAGAGGGGGGCCAGCCTAGTCGGAAGCGGCGTTGGGGAGCCAGCACGGCCACCACACAGAAGAAACCCTCCATCAGTATCACCACCGAATCACTCAAG AGCCTCATCCCCGACATCAAACCCCTGGCGGGGCAGGAGGCTGTTGTGGATCTTCATGCTGACGACTCCCGAATCTCTGAGGATGAGACAGAGCGTAATGGTGATGATGGGACCCATGACAAGGGGCTGAAAATATGCCGGACCGTCACTCAG GTGGTGCCTTCCGAGGGCCAGGAGaatgggcagagggaagaggaggaagaagagaaggagccTGAAGCAGAAGCCCCTGTACCTCCCCAGGTCTCAGTAGAGGTGGCCTTGCCCCCACCTGTGGAGCATGAAGTAAAGAAAG TGACTTTAGGAGATACCTTAACTCGACGTTCCATTAGCCAGCAGAAGTCGGGAGTTTCCATTACAATTGATGACCCAGTCCGGACTGCTCAAgtgccctccccaccccgggGCAAGATCAGTAACATCGTCCACATCTCCAATTTG GTTCGTCCCTTCACTTTAGGCCAGCTGAAGGAATTGTTGGGACGTACAGGAACTCTGGTAGAAGAGGCTTTCTGGATTGACAAGATCAAATCTCACTGCTTTGTAACG TACTCGACAGTAGAGGAAGCAGTTGCCACCCGCACAGCTCTACATGGGGTCAAATGGCCCCAGTCCAACCCCAAATTCCTCTGTGCTGACTATGCTGAGCAAGATGAG CTGGATTATCACCGAGGCCTCTTGGTGGACCGTCCCTCTGAAACTAAGACAGAGGAGCAGGGGGTACCACGGCCGctgcaccccccgcccccgcccccagcccagccaccaCAGCACCCCAGGGCAGAGCAGCGGGAGCAGGAGCGGGCGGTGAGGGAACAGTGGGCAGAGCGGGAACGGGAGATGGAGCGGCGGGAGCGAACGCGATCAGAGCGCGAATGGGATCGGGACAAAGTTCGAGAAGGGCCCCGTTCCCGATCACGGTCCCGTGACCGCCGCCGCAAGGAACGCGCAAAGTCTAAAGAAAAGAAGAGTGAGAAGAAAG AGAAAGCTCAGGAGGAACCACCTGCCAAGCTGCTGGACGACCTTTTCCGTAAGACCAAGGCGGCTCCCTGCATCTATTGGCTCCCACTGACTGACAGCCAG ATTGTTCAGAAGGAGGCAGAGCGCGCTGAACGGGCCAAGGAGCGGGAGAAGCGGCGAAAGgagcaagaagaagaagagcagaAGGAGCGGGAGAAGGAGGCGGAGCGGGAACGGACCCGACAGCTGGAGCGAGAGAAGCGGCGAGAGCACAGCCgggagagggacagggagagagagagggacagggagCGGGACAGGGGAGATCGAGATCGGGAGAGGGACAGGGACCGGGAACGAGGCAGGGAGAGGGACCGCAGAGACACCAAGCGCCACAGCAGGAGCCGGAGTCGGAGCACGCCTGTGCGGGACCGGGGTGGGCGCCGCTAG